The Arachis ipaensis cultivar K30076 chromosome B10, Araip1.1, whole genome shotgun sequence DNA window taaaattaaaaattagtacAATTCTGCAATGGTTTCAAATCTACtagtttaatttaattctaaATCAATGGTGAGGTCTAATATATATATGCTTTCACGGTATTTACACCTTACAAATATACTAGTTTATATCCGGTAACACATAAACTCAAGCAAAAAAGTTGAGCTTATTGGATATAATAACATCATTCACTTACTAACCAAACAGAGTCCCCATCTATCTAGCCATTGGTGAATTAATTAATATCATTTATATCTTTTGAAATAATTGATCAATGTAATTGGCAACCACTTGCTTAACACCGTTGTAAAGCCTCCTAATTAACTTTTGAAGAGTCTTATAGAGTAAGAATTGCATCCATGCAAATATAGCCACAGGAAGGAATCCAGAACAATAGAACAAAACAGAAGTCCATTTTGTGTTCTCCAACTGAATCGTCAGCAAAACGGTTGCACTGAATGCCAGCATTGTGCACACCAATGAGAAGAACAACAGTGCAAATCCCAGATTGAGTTTTCTTGGGAGGGACTTGTAGAAATCCCATAGCTCGAATGGCTATGTTAGGATTGAAAGGAACATCACCACTGAGGCAAGTGAGCTCACAAGGGCTACAACATCTGTGATAGTGAAGAAGAGAAAGACTCGTGAGTCAAAGAACACTGGTGTGCCGTTTTCACTCCCTCCTGGGATTGTGTAGGCAGCAGCAAAGACAACTGCGGCAACAAGAACTGCTATTGTGGAGCATGATTGAGCTGTCTCCTTTATCCAGCACTTTGCCTCTTTGTGCATATCCTGATGCTCCATTTCCAAAACATCATTAGCTGTTAGGCCATCTTTGTCACAATGCATCAAGTAGTGAGGAGGAATAATCCTTCTCACTCTCTGCACGAACCATCTACATACATAGTAAAAACATCAACTTTTCGAATAAACGAACCATCTACATatatagtaaaatgaacatccactTTAGTTGATAATAAACATCTAATAAATTAAGAACTTTTATTCAATTATTACATTCTTGATTAAAATCCATATATAAGAGGCCAGAACCTGCTTCAACCAATGTCAAGCAGACCAGAATCCCATCTTGTTCCTTGAATTAGCAATTCATTCAGGTTAGTTGTACTATTTCGAAGGAACTGTGGCTTAGCTGGATCACAAAAAACTGAATTTCGACCGTTGCAATTCAGCATGAATCCAGTGTGAACATCTTCACATACAGTACCATACAAGAATCCAATCTGCAATAAGGAATAAGCACACTGAAAAGTACTgtgttaatgaaaaaaaaaacgtaGATATTCTTAATCTTTATTACCTCTTGACCCCATTTAGTGTTAGTTTCATAGTTACATGAAGCCAAAAGTAGAGTCTCTTCATCAGGTAAAGCTTTTCTGCCATTCACCAAATCAGGAATGAAATTATGTTGTTTTAAGGATTTGATTAACTTGTTGGATGTGTCAAATTGTTGTTGGGGTTCAAGTTCAGTGCCTAACATTATTGAAAACATAGAATTATAATATGGGTATGCAGTTATGATACTCGTATCTAAAGCAAAAACAAATGAATAATTTCAATAAAACCAAACATCCAGGAACATGCTAAATTCATTGCAACCATCTATAATAACAATTTATTCTACAAGTTCCAACACAATGACATTGCAACAACAGAGTTCTTTACTATGAACAATCAAACACCTCAGCTAGATTCAGTGCATGTACAGCTAGTAGCAAGAGAAACAGATATCATCACAGCAACAAATCAACCCACTAACCTCCAGTAACTCATCGACCACGGAATGGGTTTGGCCGCCGTAACAGCAACGAGGTCTACCCGTTCGATTTTCACGGCTTCAAGGGGATTACACAGGACGAACAATGCAGGAAGCAGGAGGCGCCCACAATGGTCTCGGTATTTGCGCTGAGGCAAGCCGCGAACCAGGCTCTGCGACGTTCAACTACGGCGACGATGAGTCTCTCCGGTGAAGCCCACGTGAGACCTGCGACGGAAAGCGGGGGGCGAGCGAACTGGCTGTGACCGGCGACGTAGGAGGCGCGTGCTGGAGGGTGAGCAGCAGGAGCCTGGTCGGCGCTGATGAAGGTGTGCGGTCACTCGGCGCCACTGCTATGGGATGGTCAAGAGAGGTCTCAAGGGTTGGGTAAGAGGGTTGTCGTCGGTGCTAAAAAAGAAAGGGATAGGGAAAAAATTGAATTAGAGATTAGAtggttataattaaaataaaattgaatgagATTTTTAAAATTAGGGTGAAAGATGAGttgattttcattttttattgatATTAGACCCAATAAATAGTTCATTGTAGCCATTGTATACATActtcattgtctccctagcgagaCTCATACTTTAATTGATAGCCGCATAATACGAACACATAAGGCAAAAGATCAGCCTTTGACAAACATAAACAACCATATTGCAAGGCCAACAACTCTAATGGCGAAAATTGCAAACTTATATATTAAATTCATATATATTGGTATATGACAGAATGTATGTTAACACGTTTTATTTTAATTGAGAGAAGTGATATTtgtatcaatttaattttttgtaaacatttttttagagttttcttataGTATAAAAGACAAATCTTTTATTTTCtatcattttgtatcaattatcTTTAGTATCAAAAGAATAAACATTTTTAAGATTATTCAAAAAGTCTcgacccaatgaaaagagttacgTCTAAAATTCCAATCATCTATCATTAATTTCTTTCGACATTGTTATCAAGAATTAATCAAGGATCGCATGTCAAAGAAGTCTCAAAATGAAAaacacaaaattaataaaaacatacaaaaaaaaaaactaaagctaGCATAATTATTATTCaacaaaataaactaacaaacttcatatttaaatttcaaactcTTGAATTGGCACATTTTTTTAGTTGCTTCTATTTGTAGTCTGCTTGTCCACAAATCGAAAATTTGAATATGAAGGCGGAGCAAGAAATGATTGAGGTCTGAGGAAGAGCGAGATAGGGTTTACAGTGTTTCACAGCGTGAGGAGGAGTGAGAACGATTGctaagtgatttttatttaccCTTCATATTTGTTTATTTGGGAGTGACTTTTAATTGACAATAAATAACACTTTTAGGAaggttttttaaaattaaatatatttgctaacatttatttataaatat harbors:
- the LOC110267806 gene encoding cellulose synthase-like protein G2, producing the protein MFSIMLGTELEPQQQFDTSNKLIKSLKQHNFIPDLVNGRKALPDEETLLLASCNYETNTKWGQEIGFLYGTVCEDVHTGFMLNCNGRNSVFCDPAKPQFLRNSTTNLNELLIQGTRWDSGLLDIG